Proteins encoded together in one Camelina sativa cultivar DH55 chromosome 9, Cs, whole genome shotgun sequence window:
- the LOC104715163 gene encoding uncharacterized protein LOC104715163, with protein MFMPEWDVPGATPRYTPTSSTYFSTPEDMYPPGFPPRGQFAANPNRDMPRGDQVRGEGPSEPNVPETQQTLKMIQDLLNHMIQQQQNQANQSSEDSSDQFLKWVMMMRNLGLPKFKGDLNMVLADAWIKELETNFEMSKCPEEFRRPVTVKFLQEDARAWWDSVVSRYRFQTISWDIFKREFEQKYFPPESRDRLENQLLRLEQGEMSVRAYGRVITRLRRYLYQGNDDELAMARRFFNGLRPDIKGRLHAVTYRSVAEVEERAVSVEEAIESEKEIMAQEKKKEPVQQTKVMNSWKVNQLGRNWGVGRGKVNMTVNQGGRAVNNMDPRGCYVCGQVGHFARACPTVVETKNTRTLLVGGNPTHVLFDSGASNIFVTPEVVDKFGDLCEEEEVNINVYTAGNQPPLKTRRWLKEVSIVLQDTNLPVNPLVMPLERFDAISGMDWLSEHQAHIDCSRSRVIFENGGRTPLIFNGISPSKTAYFASAVRIGSSFDEESVYLVTPTAMGGDDKEGLGVEDIAIVKNYEDVFKPLEGLPPPRSHPFTINLEPGAVPIAKAPYRMAPSELAELKTQLEDLLEKGFIRPSSSPWGAPVLFVKKKDGSMRLCIDYRGINNITIKDKYPLPRIDELLDQLRGASWFSKIDLASGYHQISIAEQDVMKTAFQTRYGQYEFVVMPFGLTNAPATFMRLMNEVFHDYLDQFVIIFIYDILIYSRSAEEHAEHLKKVLERLREMKLFAKFSKCKFWQREIGFLGHRVSEQGVSADPEKIAAV; from the exons ATGTTTATGCCGGAATGGGATGTACCTGGCGCGACGCCGAGATACACACCAACTAGCTCAACCTATTTCAGTACACCTGAGGATATGTATCCGCCAGGATTTCCACCGAGGGGTCAGTTCGCTGCTAACCCAAATCGGGATATGCCAAGAGGAGACCAAGTTCGTGGAGAAGGCCCGAGTGAGCCGAATGTACCAGAGACCCAGCAGACTCTTAAGATGATTCAAGACCTTTTGAATCACATGATCCAGCAGCAGCAGAATCAAGCAAATCAGTCATCAGAAGATTCATCAGACCAATTCCTAAAATGGGTAATGATGATGAGAAACCTAGGACTTCCCAAGTTCAAGGGAGATCTAAACATGGTCTTAGCAGACGCGTGGATAAAAGAATTGGAGACTAATTTTGAAATGTCTAAATGTCCGGAGGAGTTTAGGAGACCAGTCACGGTCAAATTTCTACAAGAAGACGCTCGTGCATGGTGGGATAGCGTGGTTTCCCGCTATCGATTTCAGACTATATCATGGGATATATTCAAGAGGGAGTTTGAGCAGAAGTATTTTCCACCAGAGTCGCGTGATCGACTGGAAAATCAGCTCTTGCGTTTGGAACAAGGTGAGATGAGTGTTCGAGCATATGGGAGAGTCATCACCCGACTACGGAGGTATTTGTACCAGGGTAATGACGATGAGCTAGCCATGGCTCGGAGGTTCTTTAATGGACTCAGGCCAGATATAAAGGGAAGGTTGCACGCTGTGACATACCGAAGTGTCGCAGAAGTGGAAGAGAGAGCAGTAAGTGTTGAGGAGGCCATTGAGTCGGAGAAAGAAATTATGGcccaagagaaaaagaaagaacccGTGCAGCAGACTAAAGTTATGAATTCCTGGAAGGTGAATCAATTAGGACGAAATTGGGGTGTAGGTCGTGGTAAAGTTAACATGACTGTTAACCAAGGAGGACGTGCAGTGAATAACATGGATCCCAGGGGATGCTATGTGTGTGGTCAAGTTGGGCATTTTGCTCGAGCTTGCCCGACCGTTGTGGAAACTAAGAATACGA GAACATTACTTGTTGGTGGTAACCCCACACATGTACTGTTCGATTCGGGAGCGTCCAATATTTTTGTGACTCCCGAAGTGGTTGACAAGTTTGGAGACTTgtgtgaggaagaagaagtgaacaTCAACGTCTACACCGCTGGTAATCAACCACCTTTGAAGACGAGAAGATGGCTTAAGGAAGTGTCGATAGTCTTGCAGGATACAAACCTCCCGGTGAATCCTCTAGTGATGCCGTTGGAGAGGTTTGATGCTATTTCGGGAATggattggttgtcggagcaccAAGCCCATATAGACTGCAGTAGGAGCAGagttatatttgaaaatggagGTAGGACACCTCTAATTTTCAATGGAATTAGCCCGAGTAAGACGGCGTACTTCGCATCAGCAGTGAGGATCGGAAGTTCGTTTGATGAAGAAAGTGTGTACTTAGTCACTCCTACCGCCATGGGAGGAGATGACAAAGAAGGTTTGGGAGTTGAGGACATTGCCATAGTTAAGAACTATGAGGACGTGTTTAAGCCattggaaggattgcctccacCAAGAAGCCATCCTTTCACTATAAATCTTGAGCCTGGAGCTGTCCCTATTGCTAAGGCACCGTATCGCATGGCACCATCCGAGTTGGCTGAACTCAAGACTcagttagaggatttgttggAGAAGGGTTTTATACGACCGAGTTCATCGCCATGGGGAGCCCCAGTGctatttgtcaagaagaaggacggaagCATGcgtttgtgtattgattaccgaggaatcaataacataaccatcaaAGACAAGTATCCGTTGCCACGGATTGATGAGCTGTTAGATCAACTCAGAGGAGCAAGTTGGTTTTCGAAGATTGATTTAGCCTCTGGCTATCATCAAATCTCAATTGCGGAACAAGATGTGATGAAGACTGCCTTTCAAACAAGATATGGCCAGTACGAGttcgtggtgatgccgtttggacTTACCAACGCGCCAGCAACATTCATGCGGTTAATGAATGAAGTCTTCCATGATTATTTGGATCAATTCGTGATAATATTCATCTATGACATCCTTATATACTCGCGGAGTGCGGAGGAGCACGCGGAGCATTTGAAGAAAGTATTGGAGAGATTAAGGGAAATGAAGCTGTTCGCAAAGTTCAGCAAGTGTAAGTTCTGGCAAAGAGAGATTGGATTTTTAGGACACCGAGTTTCGGAGCAAGGCGTGTCCGCTGATCCAGAAAAGATTGCCGCAGTTTAG
- the LOC104710813 gene encoding uncharacterized protein LOC104710813, producing MLFTNALLSTGVLICSKLYNLLVLLSAVVPSHSGRIFDTGGQNYIRERGESSAGAVQRISLERQMTSVQEQLATVVEFMRQYMPEGNANTFPSAQPTSATGASVTGPTQGNIRENGEENPEPATEPPEMADVHRSHPTNVPDESHEQEEDEDVVLPPFFTQSTYLELFLFSTGLKNCFIFFMFKTLFYFL from the exons ATGTTGTTCACAAATGCTCTCCTTTCAACTGGTGTTCTTATCTGCagtaagttatataatttactGGTGTTGTTATCTGCG GTGGTACCATCTCACAGTGGGAGGATCTTCGATACCGGGGGACAAAACTACATACGTGAGCGAGGGGAGAGCTCAGCTGGTGCAGtgcaaagaatctctcttgaacGCCAAATGACTTCTGTACAAGAGCAGCTGGCCACTGTGGTTGAGTTTATGAGGCAATATATGCCTGAAGGTAACGCAAACACTTTCCCCTCTGCTCAGCCAACTTCTGCAACGGGTGCGTCGGTCACTGGCCCAACTCAAGGCAACATCAGGGAGAACGGTGAAGAAAATCCTGAACCTGCGACTGAACCTCCAGAAATGGCTGATGTCCATCGAAGTCATCCCACTAATGTCCCTGATGAGTCTcatgagcaagaagaagatgaagatgttgttctCCCACCTTTCTTTACTCAATCTACCTATTTagaactctttcttttctctaccggcttaaaaaactgttttattttcttcatgtttaaaactctgttttattttctgtaa